AGGCTCGTCGCCCCCTCGCCGAGGAGGCTGGTCAGCTCCTCGTTCAGGATCTTGATCAGGTGCTGGTCGGGGCTGAGGCTCTGGAGGACCTCGGCTCCGAGGGCCTTCGTCCGCACGCGATCGATGAACTCGCGGGCCACCTTCACGTGGACGTCCGCCTCGAGGAGGGCGAGCCGGATCTCCCGGAGCCCGTCCTGCATGTTCGCCTCGGTGAGACGGCCATGCCCGCGGAGGGTCTTGAGAACGCCCTGGAAACGCTGTGTGAGGCCTTCGAGCATCGATGATTCCCGACGAGGTTCGATGGGAGACACGCACCCCCGGCGGAGCCCGCTGGCTTCGCGCAGGTTACGGAATTTTTGATTATACCCGCCCGTCGCGACCCGTCAAGGGTAAGGTCTTTGGCGAGCGAGACTTGCGGGAGGTGAGGCGGGCCGAAGGCCTACTGGAACGACGAGGTCATGATGAAGAGGCTCTGGAACCGGTCATTGGTGTCCCGGAGCCGGGCCGCCAGGGTGCGGCACAGCGCCCAGAGCATCTTGCACGCGAGCGCGGTGTCCTTCTCCATCAGCTCCCTCAGCTCGCGGATCCGGAACTCGATGAGGCGGGCGCTTCCCTCGTGCGGGAAAGCGTGCGCCGATCTCGGCGTGTCGTCGAGGAGGGCCATCTCTCCGAAGAAGGCCCCCTCCCTGAGGATCGCCAGGGCCTCCTCGCCGAGCGGCGTCATCTTGCTGATGCGGACCGCCCCCTTCTCGACCAGGTAGAACGCCGCTCCCGCGTCCCCCTCCGCGAAAATCGCCCTGTCGGGCTCGAAGTCCACCACGCGCCCGATGAGGAGCACCTGGGAGAGCTCCTCGTCGTCGAGGGTCGCGAAGATCGGGGTGCGCCTCAGGAACTCCTCTTTCATGTGACGACCTCCCGCTCACAGGATACCCCCTCGGGAGCCCCGGAGCACGGCGCGCGCGCCGCGCCGCGATCGATCTTGCCGAAGAAGCGCGAGACCGCCGCCTCGACGCGCGACCCGAGCTCGTGCCCCTTCCGCGCCGCCTCGAGAAAATCTCCCACGGCGATCATGCGATCCACGTCGGGAAGCGCCAGGTCGACGTCGTGCAGCTCGTCCTTGAGCCTCTCGAGCTCGGCCCTCCCGTCCCTCGGCGACGGCGCAATCCGGATCGCGGCCCGCGCGCCGTCGAGCAGCGTTCGGGCGCGCCGCACGGCGTCTTTGGCCTCGGCCTCCGCCGCCTCGCGCTCCCGGTCGGCGGAGGCATGGGCCGCCTCGCCGTCATCGCGCGCCGCGGCGAGCAGCGTTCTCGCGCGAGAGTAGTCGCGGGCGGGCCCGAACCGGGCGTCCTGCCGCTCGATCTCCCGCCCCGCTCCCGCGAAGATCTCCTTCGCGCTCTCCGTCTCCGCCACGGCCCACTTCCCGGCGGAGGCCCGCACGGCGCCGTCCACCGCATCGCGGGTCGCCTCCAGCTCGGGCGTCGGTGGCTTCTCGCACCCTGCGAGAGTGAGCGCCGCGCAGACGGCGCACGCGGCGAGGAGCGGCCCGGAAGCCCTGACGCGCCCCATCAGACGGACGAGAGGAGGTGGCCGAGCTTTTCCTTCTTGGCCTTGAGGTATTTCTCGGTGATGTGCGCCGTCGACGGGATCTCGAGGGGCACGCGCTCGACGACCTCGATGCCGAAGCCGCGGAGGCCGATGAACTTCTTGGGGTTGTTCGTCATGAGCCGGATGCGGTTCACGCCGAGATCGCAGAGAATCTGCGCGCCGATCCCGTAGTCCCGGTGAACCGCCTTGAACCCCAGAGACTCGTTGGCCTCGACCGTGTCCTTCCCCTGGTCCTGCAGTTCGTAGGCGCGCAGCTTGTTCTCGAGCCCGATGCCGCGCCCCTCCTGCCTCAGGTAGACGACGACGCCGTGCCCCTCCGCCGCGATGATCTCCATCGCGCGGCTGAGCTGCCGGCCGCAGTCGCAGCGCTGCGAGCCGAAGACGTCGCCGGTGAGGCACTCCGAGTGGACGCGGACGAGCGTCGGCTGGTCGGGCTTCGGCTCGCCGAGGACGAGAGCGAGGTGCGTCTTCTCCTCGAGGTCGCTCCGGAACGCGATGAGCCGGAAGGGGGCGTGCACCGTCGGGAGCTGCGTCTGCGCGATGCGCCTCACGAGCCGCTCCTTCTGGAGGCGGTACTGGATGAGGCTGGCGATCGTGATCACCTTGAGGCGGTGCCGCTTCGCGAACGCCGTCAGCTCGGGGACGCGGGCCATCGTCCCGTCCTCGCGCATGATCTCGCAGATGACGCCGGCGGGCTTCAGCCCGGCCATGCGGCAGAGATCGACGGCCGCCTCGGTCTGCCCCGCGCGCTTGAGGACGCCCCCGCGCGCCGCCATCAGCGGGAAGATGTGCCCCGGCCGCGCGAGATCGGCGGGCCTCGACGACGGGTCCATGCAGACCTGGATCGTCCTCGCCCTGTCGGCGGCCGAGATCCCCGTGGTGATCCCGTCCTTCGCGTCGACGGCGACGCAGAAGGCCGTGCCGTAGGGAGTCGTGTTCTTCTCGACCATCAGCGGGATCTCGAGCTCTCCCAGCCTCTCGTCGGTCATCGGCAGGCAGATGAGCCCGCGGCCATGCCTCGCCATGAAATTGATCTGCTCGGCGGTGATCTTCTCGGCGGCGACGGT
The sequence above is a segment of the Acidobacteriota bacterium genome. Coding sequences within it:
- a CDS encoding cyclic nucleotide-binding domain-containing protein, which produces MKEEFLRRTPIFATLDDEELSQVLLIGRVVDFEPDRAIFAEGDAGAAFYLVEKGAVRISKMTPLGEEALAILREGAFFGEMALLDDTPRSAHAFPHEGSARLIEFRIRELRELMEKDTALACKMLWALCRTLAARLRDTNDRFQSLFIMTSSFQ
- a CDS encoding bifunctional 3,4-dihydroxy-2-butanone-4-phosphate synthase/GTP cyclohydrolase II; amino-acid sequence: MKRTEDGGKAPLAEVVRTPRGKPGRRGGRFASIEEAVADMAAGKMIIVVDDEDRENEGDLTVAAEKITAEQINFMARHGRGLICLPMTDERLGELEIPLMVEKNTTPYGTAFCVAVDAKDGITTGISAADRARTIQVCMDPSSRPADLARPGHIFPLMAARGGVLKRAGQTEAAVDLCRMAGLKPAGVICEIMREDGTMARVPELTAFAKRHRLKVITIASLIQYRLQKERLVRRIAQTQLPTVHAPFRLIAFRSDLEEKTHLALVLGEPKPDQPTLVRVHSECLTGDVFGSQRCDCGRQLSRAMEIIAAEGHGVVVYLRQEGRGIGLENKLRAYELQDQGKDTVEANESLGFKAVHRDYGIGAQILCDLGVNRIRLMTNNPKKFIGLRGFGIEVVERVPLEIPSTAHITEKYLKAKKEKLGHLLSSV